In Salinigranum marinum, one DNA window encodes the following:
- a CDS encoding chemotaxis protein CheW, translated as MHSQKTPKTPQPVPHDDEESEGTTEIQVLEFKLGSETYCVDIDYVSEIVDKGSLTTVPNAPHYVDGVMDLRGRTTSIVNPKSLLNIREESEPKRIVIFDSGRFADDAAIGWVVDEVYQVVRVSMDDVEKPPLENDESIEGIIKRDGELVIWISPVAALS; from the coding sequence ATGCACTCGCAGAAGACACCGAAGACCCCACAGCCCGTACCGCACGACGACGAGGAGAGCGAGGGCACCACCGAGATTCAGGTGCTCGAGTTCAAACTCGGCTCGGAGACGTATTGCGTCGACATCGACTACGTCTCGGAGATCGTCGACAAGGGCTCGCTCACGACGGTCCCGAACGCGCCGCACTACGTCGACGGCGTGATGGATCTCCGCGGCCGGACCACCTCGATCGTCAACCCGAAGAGCCTCCTGAACATCCGCGAGGAGAGCGAGCCCAAGCGGATCGTCATCTTCGACTCGGGTCGGTTCGCCGACGACGCCGCCATCGGGTGGGTCGTCGACGAGGTGTACCAGGTCGTCCGCGTGTCGATGGACGACGTGGAGAAACCACCCCTCGAAAACGACGAGTCCATCGAGGGCATCATCAAGCGCGACGGCGAACTCGTCATCTGGATCTCGCCGGTCGCGGCGCTGTCCTGA